From Mus musculus strain C57BL/6J chromosome 17, GRCm38.p6 C57BL/6J, the proteins below share one genomic window:
- the H2-Ab1 gene encoding histocompatibility 2, class II antigen A, beta 1 precursor, with amino-acid sequence MALQIPSLLLSAAVVVLMVLSSPGTEGGDSERHFVYQFMGECYFTNGTQRIRYVTRYIYNREEYVRYDSDVGEHRAVTELGRPDAEYWNSQPEILERTRAELDTVCRHNYEGPETHTSLRRLEQPNVVISLSRTEALNHHNTLVCSVTDFYPAKIKVRWFRNGQEETVGVSSTQLIRNGDWTFQVLVMLEMTPRRGEVYTCHVEHPSLKSPITVEWRAQSESAWSKMLSGIGGCVLGVIFLGLGLFIRHRSQKGPRGPPPAGLLQ; translated from the exons atggctctgcagatcCCCAGCCTCCTCCTCTCGGCTGCtgtggtggtgctgatggtgctGAGCAGCCCAGGGACTGAGGGCGGAGACTCCGAAA GGCATTTCGTGTACCAGTTCATGGGCGAGTGCTACTTCACCAACGGGACGCAGCGCATACGATATGTGACCAGATACATCTACAACCGGGAGGAGTACGTGCGCTACGACAGCGACGTGGGCGAGCACCGCGCGGTGACCGAGCTGGGGCGGCCAGACGCCGAGTACTGGAACAGCCAGCCGGAGATCCTGGAGCGAACGCGGGCCGAGCTGGACACGGTGTGCAGACACAACTACGAGGGGCCGGAGACCCACACCTCCCTGCGGCGGCTTG AACAGCCCAATGTCGTCATCTCCCTGTCCAGGACAGAGGCCCTCAACCACCACAACACTCTGGTCTGCTCAGTGACAGATTTCTACCCAGCCAAGATCAAAGTGCGCTGGTTCCGGAATGGCCAGGAGGAGACGGTGGGGGTCTCATCCACACAGCTTATTAGGAATGGGGACTGGACCTTCCAGGTCCTGGTCATGCTGGAGATGACCCCTCGGCGGGGAGAGGTCTACACCTGTCACGTGGAGCATCCCAGCCTGAAGAGCCCCATCACTGTGGAGTGGA GGGCACAGTCTGAGTCTGCCTGGAGCAAGATGTTGAGCGGCATCGGGGGCTGCGTGCTTGGGGTGATCTTCCTCGGGCTTGGCCTTTTCATCCGTCACAGGAGTCAGAAAG GACCTCGAGGCCCTCCTCCAGCAG GGCTCCTGCAGTGA